GCCATTTTTATTATGCGGTAGCCGATCGTAATAATTGCAAGAGTCACGGTAAACACGATCGCCACTACAAACACTCCGGCGCCTATGGACACTCTGTAAACAAAATTCTCAAGCCAGCTATTCATCATAAAATAAGCGACAGGCGAGGCAACAAGAAAAGCCAATGCGATCAAAATCAAAAATTCTTTGCCAAACATTATTATAATGTTTGGAATAGTTGCTCCCAGAACTTTGCGTATACCGATTTCTTTAGTTCGCTGCACTGCAACAAACGAAACCAGTCCGAACA
This genomic stretch from bacterium harbors:
- a CDS encoding ABC transporter permease yields the protein FGLVSFVAVQRTKEIGIRKVLGATIPNIIIMFGKEFLILIALAFLVASPVAYFMMNSWLENFVYRVSIGAGVFVVAIVFTVTLAIITIGYRIIKMASANPVEALKYE